Proteins encoded together in one Desulfobulbaceae bacterium DB1 window:
- a CDS encoding heterodisulfide reductase subunit F, with protein sequence MISYLPCPARIDDIVVETEDGNLKTFTLVLENEAHQEAWQHVPGQFAMLSLAGQGEIPIGIASSPTEEGRLLFTVNRAGKVTTALHQMHKGARMGVRGPLGNGFPVNSDMKGKNIVIIAGGFAVTTLRATLLYLLAHRQDYGKITFIYGARTPGMLLYRNEMADWAKRGDIDLHVTVDREAPGWEGLVGFVPTIAGQVAPSPENSVALICGPPIMIKFTMPPLEKIGWTDDQVYLSLENRMKCGVGVCCHCNVGPTLVCKDGPVFTRSLVKELPVEY encoded by the coding sequence ATGATATCCTATTTACCCTGCCCTGCCCGCATCGACGACATCGTGGTTGAAACGGAAGACGGCAACCTGAAAACCTTTACGCTGGTGCTGGAAAACGAGGCGCACCAAGAGGCCTGGCAACATGTCCCCGGCCAGTTTGCCATGCTTTCCCTGGCCGGTCAGGGCGAAATCCCCATCGGCATCGCCTCGTCTCCCACCGAGGAAGGTCGTCTGCTCTTTACCGTGAACCGGGCCGGCAAGGTGACCACCGCCCTGCACCAGATGCACAAAGGGGCACGAATGGGGGTTCGCGGCCCGCTCGGCAACGGGTTTCCGGTGAACAGCGACATGAAGGGGAAAAACATCGTCATCATTGCCGGCGGATTTGCCGTTACCACCCTGCGGGCCACCCTTCTCTACCTGCTGGCCCATCGGCAGGATTACGGCAAGATCACCTTTATTTACGGCGCCCGGACGCCGGGCATGCTGCTCTATCGCAACGAAATGGCGGACTGGGCCAAACGGGGCGATATTGACCTCCATGTCACGGTTGACCGCGAAGCGCCGGGCTGGGAGGGGCTGGTCGGTTTTGTTCCCACCATTGCCGGGCAGGTTGCGCCGTCGCCGGAAAACAGCGTGGCGCTGATCTGCGGTCCGCCCATCATGATCAAGTTTACCATGCCGCCCCTGGAAAAAATCGGCTGGACCGATGACCAGGTCTACCTCTCCCTGGAAAACCGGATGAAATGCGGCGTCGGCGTCTGCTGCCACTGCAACGTCGGCCCGACTCTTGTCTGCAAGGACGGCCCGGTCTTCACCCGTTCGCTGGTCAAGGAACTTCCGGTTGAGTATTGA
- a CDS encoding competence protein ComE gives MKKLLLTLFMLFFFAASSLAAVNINTADVKTLEGLPGIGTAKAQAIVDYRTEHGNFKSIDDLKNVKGIGDKMLEQIRTLVEL, from the coding sequence ATGAAAAAATTACTGCTTACCCTGTTCATGTTGTTTTTCTTCGCAGCATCCTCTCTGGCTGCCGTCAACATCAATACCGCCGACGTCAAGACGCTTGAAGGCCTGCCCGGAATCGGCACGGCAAAAGCACAGGCCATCGTTGATTACCGCACCGAGCATGGCAATTTCAAATCCATTGACGACCTGAAAAATGTAAAAGGCATCGGCGACAAGATGCTGGAACAGATCCGCACATTGGTCGAACTGTAA
- a CDS encoding transposase, whose translation MSEKKKRKVHTPEFKAKVGLEALRGQKTINEIGQEYGVHPITVGHWKKEIQEQAKTLFEGKRGPKPIAGHQEPELLFSEIGKLKVELDWLKKKSGISR comes from the coding sequence ATGAGCGAAAAGAAAAAGAGAAAGGTCCACACTCCGGAGTTCAAGGCAAAGGTTGGCTTGGAGGCACTGAGGGGGCAAAAAACAATCAATGAGATCGGGCAAGAGTATGGCGTCCATCCCATTACGGTTGGGCACTGGAAGAAAGAGATCCAGGAGCAAGCCAAGACCTTGTTTGAAGGCAAAAGAGGCCCCAAGCCGATTGCCGGGCACCAAGAGCCGGAGCTGCTGTTCAGTGAGATTGGAAAGCTGAAGGTAGAACTGGACTGGCTTAAAAAAAAGTCCGGGATCAGCCGGTAA
- a CDS encoding transposase: MTRRGWIAKEGVISVSRQCILAGVSRATLYAQQKSRPVKEDSLLFSRLIDEEYTRHPFYGSRRMVIFLETAGYAVNRKRIQGLMRGMGLAGMAPGPNTSKPCPEHKVYPYLLRGVPVVRPNQVWSTDITYIRLARGFTYLTAVIDWYSRRVLSWQISNSMDAAFCVDCLEEALRTYGKPEIFNTDQGSQFTSAAFISVLKREEITISMDGRGRAFDNIFVERLWRNVKYEDVYLKDYTSMGDLAAGLSKYFVFYNTERPHKALGQKTPDVAYRFAKHGGALIVDRFPDREKKTEQAAPEKIKSGQRRPAVDEVKCAA; this comes from the coding sequence ATGACACGACGAGGCTGGATAGCCAAAGAAGGGGTGATTTCCGTGAGTCGGCAATGCATTCTGGCCGGGGTCTCTCGTGCGACGCTTTACGCGCAGCAGAAGTCCAGGCCTGTCAAGGAGGATAGTCTGCTGTTCAGTCGTCTGATCGACGAGGAATACACCCGTCACCCGTTTTACGGCAGTCGCCGGATGGTGATCTTTCTCGAAACAGCAGGCTATGCCGTGAATCGAAAACGGATACAAGGTCTGATGCGGGGAATGGGCCTGGCAGGTATGGCGCCCGGGCCGAATACCAGTAAACCGTGTCCCGAGCACAAGGTGTATCCCTATCTGCTGCGTGGTGTTCCAGTGGTCAGGCCAAACCAGGTGTGGAGCACGGATATCACCTACATCCGGCTGGCCCGCGGATTCACCTACCTGACAGCGGTCATAGACTGGTACTCACGACGGGTATTGAGCTGGCAGATCAGCAACAGTATGGATGCAGCATTCTGTGTCGATTGCCTGGAGGAAGCCTTACGCACCTACGGCAAGCCGGAAATCTTCAACACGGACCAAGGCTCACAGTTCACCAGCGCCGCCTTTATCTCGGTGTTGAAACGGGAAGAAATAACCATCAGTATGGATGGGAGGGGTCGCGCCTTCGACAACATTTTCGTTGAGCGTCTCTGGCGTAATGTGAAATATGAAGATGTGTACCTGAAGGACTATACATCGATGGGTGACCTGGCTGCGGGCCTGAGCAAATATTTTGTCTTTTACAACACAGAGCGCCCTCATAAAGCGCTAGGGCAAAAGACGCCAGATGTTGCGTACCGGTTCGCAAAGCACGGCGGGGCGTTGATCGTGGACAGATTCCCAGACAGAGAAAAGAAAACTGAACAGGCAGCACCAGAAAAGATCAAATCGGGACAGCGCCGTCCAGCTGTGGATGAAGTCAAATGTGCAGCTTAA
- a CDS encoding antitoxin has product MYDTELSFHIVEQIRRAIQTIMDRFSTIKSVSDFTDTSRGMEKLDSICMLLIAIGESLKNLDKITHNELLKNYPEIDWKKAKGPRDIISHHYFDVNAEAIYDVCESKMPSLHETMKKILQDMKNTNQ; this is encoded by the coding sequence ATGTATGACACAGAGCTTTCTTTTCATATCGTTGAACAAATTCGACGAGCTATACAGACAATTATGGATAGGTTCTCAACGATCAAATCGGTTAGCGATTTTACCGATACATCGAGAGGCATGGAAAAACTGGATTCAATCTGTATGCTTTTGATAGCAATTGGTGAAAGCCTGAAAAATCTTGACAAAATTACTCATAATGAGCTGCTGAAAAATTATCCAGAAATTGATTGGAAAAAGGCAAAAGGCCCGCGGGACATAATCAGCCATCACTACTTTGATGTTAACGCTGAAGCAATTTATGATGTTTGTGAAAGCAAAATGCCCTCGCTGCACGAAACTATGAAAAAAATCCTCCAGGATATGAAAAACACAAACCAATGA
- a CDS encoding capsule biosynthesis protein CapK, whose amino-acid sequence MQHQNNNSWPAWFIRTVVAPLWALKENTPYLRHLKQLEVSKSRSKSEVSIDQWARLINLLKHATEQSDFYAGRFQSHRISPNSIKTWEDFLQIPLLTKDDIRAHRNQMVAKNFDYSQLVPRKTSGSTGVSLEFFVDEASMQWKRAVTMSYDRWSGWDIGERVGAIWGNPDYKANWRMYLRNLILNRFIYLDTLKMNEVEMFHFHKTLCKKPPKILFGHAHSLYLFARFMQQRGLSGIHPHGIISTCMVLHDFERRTIEGVFGCPVTNRYGCEEVSLIACQCPEGNMHCNSDTLVVEIIRDGKPVPPGEPGAIVVTDLTNYGMPFIRYKVGDVGSLSVKRDCPCGCTYPIMGSLEGRVADYVVTPEGNYISGISLTENFAMHLPGIKQMQIVQNKIDSILFRLVKSDSYNEQTLKDVEMLARERFGVTMRWDIEFVETIQSETSGKYRFCISKLESPF is encoded by the coding sequence ATGCAGCATCAAAATAACAACAGCTGGCCTGCTTGGTTTATCCGTACGGTTGTTGCTCCGCTATGGGCATTAAAGGAAAACACACCGTATTTACGACATTTGAAACAACTAGAAGTCAGCAAAAGTCGTTCGAAAAGCGAAGTCAGCATCGATCAATGGGCGCGATTGATTAATCTCCTAAAACATGCAACTGAACAGTCTGATTTTTACGCAGGTCGTTTTCAATCTCATCGTATTTCCCCCAATTCTATCAAGACTTGGGAGGATTTTTTACAGATCCCTCTTCTTACCAAGGATGATATCAGGGCCCATAGAAATCAAATGGTGGCTAAAAATTTCGATTACAGTCAGTTAGTTCCTCGAAAAACATCCGGATCAACGGGAGTTTCTTTAGAGTTTTTTGTTGATGAAGCGAGTATGCAATGGAAAAGAGCTGTAACAATGTCCTATGACCGATGGTCCGGTTGGGACATCGGAGAAAGGGTTGGTGCTATTTGGGGCAACCCTGACTATAAAGCCAATTGGCGTATGTACCTGCGCAACTTAATCCTTAACCGCTTCATTTATCTTGATACACTCAAAATGAATGAAGTGGAGATGTTTCACTTCCATAAGACGTTGTGCAAAAAACCTCCGAAGATTCTTTTCGGACATGCCCATTCATTGTATTTATTTGCGCGCTTTATGCAGCAGAGAGGTCTTTCTGGAATTCATCCGCACGGTATCATTAGCACTTGTATGGTCCTCCATGATTTTGAGCGGCGAACAATAGAGGGTGTTTTTGGCTGTCCGGTCACAAATCGCTACGGTTGTGAAGAGGTGAGCCTGATCGCTTGCCAGTGCCCTGAGGGCAACATGCACTGCAACTCGGACACCCTTGTGGTTGAAATCATTCGAGATGGCAAACCTGTTCCCCCCGGTGAGCCAGGAGCGATCGTAGTTACCGATTTAACAAACTACGGTATGCCATTTATCCGTTATAAGGTGGGTGATGTGGGGAGCCTTTCGGTAAAGCGAGATTGTCCCTGCGGGTGTACGTATCCGATTATGGGTTCTCTTGAGGGGCGGGTAGCTGATTATGTGGTCACTCCTGAAGGAAACTATATCTCTGGGATATCCCTGACTGAAAATTTTGCTATGCATTTGCCAGGCATTAAGCAGATGCAAATTGTACAGAATAAAATAGACTCTATCCTTTTTCGCCTCGTCAAAAGTGATTCCTATAACGAACAAACGCTTAAGGATGTCGAGATGCTGGCACGTGAACGCTTCGGTGTTACAATGCGTTGGGATATCGAATTTGTCGAAACTATACAGTCGGAAACCTCGGGGAAGTATCGTTTTTGCATTTCAAAATTAGAGAGTCCGTTTTAA